The Triticum aestivum cultivar Chinese Spring chromosome 3A, IWGSC CS RefSeq v2.1, whole genome shotgun sequence genome includes a region encoding these proteins:
- the LOC123059640 gene encoding uncharacterized protein: MTRDGVSILLNWLARTTISCSGGPRSRWRVAGITARALACPATARSRYYRCEMARWRCGDKRARRVCMVCLPHTIRLIQQPYWKKTTTQGKDTLSILGDKCGKLLVMNGRGRVYTADLETGAMKEVADGPHARPSSPLDAVLLEMDWPAFFVSRLGADSEETAARRTRQRKGRGGRKTRSPA, from the exons ATGACGCGGGACGGCGTTTCAATCTTGTTAAACTGGTTGGCCAGGACGACCATCTCATGTTCGGGTGGCCCTCGGTCCCGATGGCGCGTGGCCGGGATCACCGCCCGTGCCTTAGCCTGTCCAGCGACGGCACGCTCTCGCTACTACAGATGCGAGATGGCACGCTGGAGATGCGGAGACAAGAGGGCCAGGAGGGTGTGTATGGTGTGCCTCCCTCACACGATCAGGTTGATACAGCAGCCATACTGGAAGAAGACGACGACCCAAGGAAAAGACACGCTTTCCATACTGGGAGACAAGTGCGGCAAATTGCTTGTCATGAACGGACGCGGGCGCGTGTACACCGCCGACCTCGAGACCGGAGCAATGAAGGAGGTGGCGGACGGGCCTCACGCCCGCCCCAGCAGCCCTCTGGATGCCGTGCTCTTAGAGATGGACTGGCCGGCGTTCTTCGTTTCACGTCTTGGTGCTGACAG TGAAGAGACAGCTGCAAGAAGGACAAGGCAACGCAAGGGAAGAGGCGGCAGGAAGACTCGCAGCCCAGCCTAG
- the LOC123063655 gene encoding pentatricopeptide repeat-containing protein At3g59040 — MEAAMGTLGSQSPLSFSSSLCNAKASCGWPVYNVKKLEGSQRLDVVCHGMLAPRKFVHKKREEEVFKDADDEAKQKNWRRMMSEIEESGSAVSSILKTQRNTTGTLPRDTVLGTLVRFKQLKKWNLVSEILEWLRTQHWWDFSEMDFLMLVTAYGKLGEFSRAERVLKYMNKKGYRPTVISQTALMEAYGRAKQYRKAEAVFHKMQTSGPEPSPITYQIILKSLVEGDKYKEAEAIFEDLLNEKRASFKPDQKMFHMMIYMYKKAGDYTQARKLFAQMPERGVPQSTVTFNSLMSFEADYKEVSSIYDQMQRAGLKPDVVSYSLLIKAYGKARREDEALAVFEEMLDAGIRPTRKSYNILLDAFAVSGLVEEARTVFKTMRRHRVEPDLCSYTTMLLAYVNASDMDGAEKFFRRIKDDGLRPNVVAYGTLMKGYSKLDDVEKVMRVYERMRMQGVEPNQTIFTTIMDAHGRNSDFGNAVIWFNEMETRGYPPDKKAKNILLSLAKTPEEQEEANELTGNGAVQLEVKPNGMPSGLGTNGADVDEAGLTDSTAHHHSLNGASTSDLNGRNKAGSSGFEDEDDDDDYEELDDEELDFVSFKDKRELNFAT; from the exons ATGGAGGCGGCGATGGGGACCCTCGGCTCGCAGTCCCCGCTCTCATTCTCCTCCAGCCTCTG CAACGCAAAGGCATCTTGTGGCTGGCCTGTTTATAATGTGAAGAAGCTCGAGGGCAGTCAGAGGCTCGACGTGGTCTGCCATGGAATGCTGGCGCCCAGAAAGTTTGTACACAAGAAGAGAGAAGAGGAGGTCTTCAAGGACGCCGATGATGAGGCCAAGCAAAAGAACTGGAGGAGAATGATGAGTGAGATAGAGGAGTCTGGATCGGCCGTGTCTTCCATTCTCAAGACCCAACGGAACACAACGGGGACGCTGCCGAGGGACACTGTTCTCGGGACTCTTGTGCGGTTCAAACAGCTCAAAAAATGGAATCTGGTCAGCGAG ATTCTCGAGTGGCTTCGAACGCAACATTGGTGGGACTTCAGCGAGATGGACTTTTTGATGCTTGTCACGGCTTACGGGAAGCTGGGAGAATTCAGCAGGGCGGAAAGGGTCCTCAAGTACATGAACAAGAAAGGTTACCGGCCGACGGTGATATCTCAGACCGCTCTCATGGAGGCATATGGAAGAGCCAAGCAGTACAGAAAGGCCGAGGCTGTGTTTCATAAGATGCAGACGTCAGGCCCTGAACCATCACCCATCACATATCAAATCATTCTGAAATCGCTTGTTGAG GGCGACAAATATAAGGAAGCTGAAGCTATTTTCGAGGACCTTCTTAATGAAAAAAGAGCTTCTTTTAAACCAGACCAGAAGATGTTTCATATGATGATCTATATGTACAAGAAGGCTGGGGACTATACCCAAGCGCGTAAGCTATTCGCACAGATGCCCGAGAGAGGAGTCCCACAGTCTACAGTGACTTTTAATAGTTTGATGTCATTTGAAGCAGACTATAAGGAAGTTTCAAGTATTTATGATCAG ATGCAAAGAGCCGGACTAAAACCAGATGTTGTGAGCTATTCTCTGCTCATCAAAGCTTACGGGAAAGCTAGGAGGGAAGATGAAGCATTGGCGGTGTTTGAAGAGATGCTTGATGCTGGAATCAG GCCAACGCGCAAATCATACAACATCTTGCTTGATGCATTCGCAGTATCTGGATTAGTAGAAGAGGCTCGAACAGTTTTCAAGACTATGAGAAGACACAG GGTTGAGCCTGATCTCTGCTCTTACACAACAATGCTCTTAGCTTACGTAAATGCTTCTGATATGGATGGGGCTGAGAAATTTTTCCGTCGGATCAAAGACGATGGTTTGAGGCCAAACGTTGTTGCTTATGGAACTCTGATGAAAGGCTACTCAAAGTTGGACGATGTTGAGAAAGTAATGCGGGTTTATGAGCGAATGCGGATGCAGGGTGTTGAACCCAATCAAACCATCTTTACCACCATCATGGATGCACATGGCAGGAACTCAGATTTCGGAAATGCTGTCATTTGGTTCAACGAAATGGAAACACGTGGATACCCCCCAGACAAGAAAGCGAAGAACATCCTGCTTTCTCTTGCTAAAACAcctgaagaacaagaagaagcgaaTGAGTTGACGGGGAATGGTGCGGTTCAGCTTGAAGTAAAACCCAACGGCATGCCCTCCGGCTTAGGTACCAATGGTGCCGATGTGGACGAAGCTGGGCTAACTGATAGTACTGCACATCACCACTCCTTAAATGGCGCATCCACAAGTGATCTAAATGGTAGAAACAAGGCGGGAAGCAGTGGTTTtgaggatgaagacgacgatgatgattaCGAGGAACTGGATGATGAAGAGTTAGATTTTGTTTCTTTCAAAGATAAGCGAGAACTAAATTTTGCGACTTGA
- the LOC123063656 gene encoding glycerol-3-phosphate dehydrogenase [NAD(+)] isoform X1, producing the protein MENGHAGKHRVAVIGSGNWGSVASRLLASNTAKLPSFHDEVRMWVFEETLPTGEKLSESINQAHENCKYLPGIKLGTNVIADPDLESAVKDADMLVFVTPHQFVEGICKKLVGKLRPGVEAISLIKGMEVKMEGPCMISKLITDTLGINCCVLMGANIANEASVYSTSHTKFLIAFSGTEKISGCVSHMQIAVEKFSEATIGYREDKEAANRWAKLFTTPYFLVAIVEDIEGVELCGTLKNVVAIAAGLVDGLDMGNNTKAAIMRIGLREMRAFSKLLFPSVRDNTFFESCGVADLITTCLGGRNRRVAEAFARNGGKRSFDELEAEMLHGQKLQGVSTAREVYEVLTYHGWQELFPLLSTVHEICIGQLPPTSIVEYSEHTPNLSFVGGSTPCY; encoded by the exons ATGGAGAACGGGCATGCGGGCAAGCACCGGGTGGCCGTCATCGGCAGCGGCAACTGGGGCAGCGTCGCCTCCCGCCTCCTCGCCTCCAACACCGCCAAGCTGCCCTCCTTCCACG ATGAAGTGAGAATGTGGGTGTTTGAAGAAACATTGCCAACAGGCGAGAAGCTATCTGAGTCCATTAACCAAGCACAT GAGAACTGCAAGTACCTACCTGGTATTAAGCTTGGAACCAATGTTATTGCTGACCCCGACTTAGAGAGTGCAG TCAAAGACGCCGATATGCTGGTTTTTGTGACTCCCCATCAATTTGTGGAGGGTATATGTAAGAAGCTTGTGGGCAAACTAAGACCAGGAGTTGAGGCTATATCCCTCATCAAGGGCATGGAGGTCAAGATGGAAGGACCATGCATGATATCAAAACTAATTACCGATACACTTGGAATCAACTGTTGTGTCCTCATGGGTGCTAACATTGCAAATGAGGCAAGTGTTTATTCAACTTCCCATACGAAATTTCTTATAGCCTTCAGCGGCACAGAAAAAATAAGTGGGTGTGTATCTCATATGCAGATCGCTGTTGAGAAGTTCAGTGAAGCAACAATTGGATATAGGGAAGATAAAGAAGCAGCAAACCGATGGGCTAAACTTTTCACCACTCCTTACTTCCTAGTTGCTATT GTGGAAGATATTGAGGGAGTTGAACTATGTGGGACACTGAAAAATGTTGTGGCGATTGCTGCAG GTCTTGTTGATGGCTTGGATATGGGAAACAACACCAAG GCTGCAATAATGCGGATTGGTTTGCGGGAAATGCGTGCTTTCTCTAAACTTCTGTTCCCTTCAGTCAGAGACAACACTTTCTTTGAGAGCTGTGGTGTGGCTGACCTTATAACTACATGCC TTGGTGGGAGAAACAGGAGAGTGGCAGAAGCCTTTGCAAGAAATGGCGGCAAAAG GTCTTTTGATGAGCTAGAGGCAGAAATGTTGCATGGGCAAAAACTGCAG GGGGTATCCACTGCAAGAGAAGTCTATGAAGTATTGACTTATCATGGGTGGCAGGAACTGTTTCCGCTTTTATCAACTGTACATGAGATCTGTATCGGACAACTGCCTCCTACATCAATAGTTGAATACAGTGAGCATACGCCCAACCTCTCCTTCGTCGGTGGTTCTACTCCATGTTACTGA
- the LOC123063656 gene encoding glycerol-3-phosphate dehydrogenase [NAD(+)] isoform X4 gives MENGHAGKHRVAVIGSGNWGSVASRLLASNTAKLPSFHDEVRMWVFEETLPTGEKLSESINQAHENCKYLPGIKLGTNVIADPDLESAVKDADMLVFVTPHQFVEGICKKLVGKLRPGVEAISLIKGMEVKMEGPCMISKLITDTLGINCCVLMGANIANEIAVEKFSEATIGYREDKEAANRWAKLFTTPYFLVAIVEDIEGVELCGTLKNVVAIAAGLVDGLDMGNNTKAAIMRIGLREMRAFSKLLFPSVRDNTFFESCGVADLITTCLGGRNRRVAEAFARNGGKRSFDELEAEMLHGQKLQGVSTAREVYEVLTYHGWQELFPLLSTVHEICIGQLPPTSIVEYRLAEGQS, from the exons ATGGAGAACGGGCATGCGGGCAAGCACCGGGTGGCCGTCATCGGCAGCGGCAACTGGGGCAGCGTCGCCTCCCGCCTCCTCGCCTCCAACACCGCCAAGCTGCCCTCCTTCCACG ATGAAGTGAGAATGTGGGTGTTTGAAGAAACATTGCCAACAGGCGAGAAGCTATCTGAGTCCATTAACCAAGCACAT GAGAACTGCAAGTACCTACCTGGTATTAAGCTTGGAACCAATGTTATTGCTGACCCCGACTTAGAGAGTGCAG TCAAAGACGCCGATATGCTGGTTTTTGTGACTCCCCATCAATTTGTGGAGGGTATATGTAAGAAGCTTGTGGGCAAACTAAGACCAGGAGTTGAGGCTATATCCCTCATCAAGGGCATGGAGGTCAAGATGGAAGGACCATGCATGATATCAAAACTAATTACCGATACACTTGGAATCAACTGTTGTGTCCTCATGGGTGCTAACATTGCAAATGAG ATCGCTGTTGAGAAGTTCAGTGAAGCAACAATTGGATATAGGGAAGATAAAGAAGCAGCAAACCGATGGGCTAAACTTTTCACCACTCCTTACTTCCTAGTTGCTATT GTGGAAGATATTGAGGGAGTTGAACTATGTGGGACACTGAAAAATGTTGTGGCGATTGCTGCAG GTCTTGTTGATGGCTTGGATATGGGAAACAACACCAAG GCTGCAATAATGCGGATTGGTTTGCGGGAAATGCGTGCTTTCTCTAAACTTCTGTTCCCTTCAGTCAGAGACAACACTTTCTTTGAGAGCTGTGGTGTGGCTGACCTTATAACTACATGCC TTGGTGGGAGAAACAGGAGAGTGGCAGAAGCCTTTGCAAGAAATGGCGGCAAAAG GTCTTTTGATGAGCTAGAGGCAGAAATGTTGCATGGGCAAAAACTGCAG GGGGTATCCACTGCAAGAGAAGTCTATGAAGTATTGACTTATCATGGGTGGCAGGAACTGTTTCCGCTTTTATCAACTGTACATGAGATCTGTATCGGACAACTGCCTCCTACATCAATAGTTGAATACA GGCTCGCTGAAGGTCAATcttga
- the LOC123063656 gene encoding glycerol-3-phosphate dehydrogenase [NAD(+)] isoform X3: protein MENGHAGKHRVAVIGSGNWGSVASRLLASNTAKLPSFHDEVRMWVFEETLPTGEKLSESINQAHENCKYLPGIKLGTNVIADPDLESAVKDADMLVFVTPHQFVEGICKKLVGKLRPGVEAISLIKGMEVKMEGPCMISKLITDTLGINCCVLMGANIANEIAVEKFSEATIGYREDKEAANRWAKLFTTPYFLVAIVEDIEGVELCGTLKNVVAIAAGLVDGLDMGNNTKAAIMRIGLREMRAFSKLLFPSVRDNTFFESCGVADLITTCLGGRNRRVAEAFARNGGKRSFDELEAEMLHGQKLQGVSTAREVYEVLTYHGWQELFPLLSTVHEICIGQLPPTSIVEYSEHTPNLSFVGGSTPCY from the exons ATGGAGAACGGGCATGCGGGCAAGCACCGGGTGGCCGTCATCGGCAGCGGCAACTGGGGCAGCGTCGCCTCCCGCCTCCTCGCCTCCAACACCGCCAAGCTGCCCTCCTTCCACG ATGAAGTGAGAATGTGGGTGTTTGAAGAAACATTGCCAACAGGCGAGAAGCTATCTGAGTCCATTAACCAAGCACAT GAGAACTGCAAGTACCTACCTGGTATTAAGCTTGGAACCAATGTTATTGCTGACCCCGACTTAGAGAGTGCAG TCAAAGACGCCGATATGCTGGTTTTTGTGACTCCCCATCAATTTGTGGAGGGTATATGTAAGAAGCTTGTGGGCAAACTAAGACCAGGAGTTGAGGCTATATCCCTCATCAAGGGCATGGAGGTCAAGATGGAAGGACCATGCATGATATCAAAACTAATTACCGATACACTTGGAATCAACTGTTGTGTCCTCATGGGTGCTAACATTGCAAATGAG ATCGCTGTTGAGAAGTTCAGTGAAGCAACAATTGGATATAGGGAAGATAAAGAAGCAGCAAACCGATGGGCTAAACTTTTCACCACTCCTTACTTCCTAGTTGCTATT GTGGAAGATATTGAGGGAGTTGAACTATGTGGGACACTGAAAAATGTTGTGGCGATTGCTGCAG GTCTTGTTGATGGCTTGGATATGGGAAACAACACCAAG GCTGCAATAATGCGGATTGGTTTGCGGGAAATGCGTGCTTTCTCTAAACTTCTGTTCCCTTCAGTCAGAGACAACACTTTCTTTGAGAGCTGTGGTGTGGCTGACCTTATAACTACATGCC TTGGTGGGAGAAACAGGAGAGTGGCAGAAGCCTTTGCAAGAAATGGCGGCAAAAG GTCTTTTGATGAGCTAGAGGCAGAAATGTTGCATGGGCAAAAACTGCAG GGGGTATCCACTGCAAGAGAAGTCTATGAAGTATTGACTTATCATGGGTGGCAGGAACTGTTTCCGCTTTTATCAACTGTACATGAGATCTGTATCGGACAACTGCCTCCTACATCAATAGTTGAATACAGTGAGCATACGCCCAACCTCTCCTTCGTCGGTGGTTCTACTCCATGTTACTGA
- the LOC123063656 gene encoding glycerol-3-phosphate dehydrogenase [NAD(+)] isoform X2: MENGHAGKHRVAVIGSGNWGSVASRLLASNTAKLPSFHDEVRMWVFEETLPTGEKLSESINQAHENCKYLPGIKLGTNVIADPDLESAVKDADMLVFVTPHQFVEGICKKLVGKLRPGVEAISLIKGMEVKMEGPCMISKLITDTLGINCCVLMGANIANEASVYSTSHTKFLIAFSGTEKISGCVSHMQIAVEKFSEATIGYREDKEAANRWAKLFTTPYFLVAIVEDIEGVELCGTLKNVVAIAAGLVDGLDMGNNTKAAIMRIGLREMRAFSKLLFPSVRDNTFFESCGVADLITTCLGGRNRRVAEAFARNGGKRSFDELEAEMLHGQKLQGVSTAREVYEVLTYHGWQELFPLLSTVHEICIGQLPPTSIVEYRLAEGQS; the protein is encoded by the exons ATGGAGAACGGGCATGCGGGCAAGCACCGGGTGGCCGTCATCGGCAGCGGCAACTGGGGCAGCGTCGCCTCCCGCCTCCTCGCCTCCAACACCGCCAAGCTGCCCTCCTTCCACG ATGAAGTGAGAATGTGGGTGTTTGAAGAAACATTGCCAACAGGCGAGAAGCTATCTGAGTCCATTAACCAAGCACAT GAGAACTGCAAGTACCTACCTGGTATTAAGCTTGGAACCAATGTTATTGCTGACCCCGACTTAGAGAGTGCAG TCAAAGACGCCGATATGCTGGTTTTTGTGACTCCCCATCAATTTGTGGAGGGTATATGTAAGAAGCTTGTGGGCAAACTAAGACCAGGAGTTGAGGCTATATCCCTCATCAAGGGCATGGAGGTCAAGATGGAAGGACCATGCATGATATCAAAACTAATTACCGATACACTTGGAATCAACTGTTGTGTCCTCATGGGTGCTAACATTGCAAATGAGGCAAGTGTTTATTCAACTTCCCATACGAAATTTCTTATAGCCTTCAGCGGCACAGAAAAAATAAGTGGGTGTGTATCTCATATGCAGATCGCTGTTGAGAAGTTCAGTGAAGCAACAATTGGATATAGGGAAGATAAAGAAGCAGCAAACCGATGGGCTAAACTTTTCACCACTCCTTACTTCCTAGTTGCTATT GTGGAAGATATTGAGGGAGTTGAACTATGTGGGACACTGAAAAATGTTGTGGCGATTGCTGCAG GTCTTGTTGATGGCTTGGATATGGGAAACAACACCAAG GCTGCAATAATGCGGATTGGTTTGCGGGAAATGCGTGCTTTCTCTAAACTTCTGTTCCCTTCAGTCAGAGACAACACTTTCTTTGAGAGCTGTGGTGTGGCTGACCTTATAACTACATGCC TTGGTGGGAGAAACAGGAGAGTGGCAGAAGCCTTTGCAAGAAATGGCGGCAAAAG GTCTTTTGATGAGCTAGAGGCAGAAATGTTGCATGGGCAAAAACTGCAG GGGGTATCCACTGCAAGAGAAGTCTATGAAGTATTGACTTATCATGGGTGGCAGGAACTGTTTCCGCTTTTATCAACTGTACATGAGATCTGTATCGGACAACTGCCTCCTACATCAATAGTTGAATACA GGCTCGCTGAAGGTCAATcttga
- the LOC123063658 gene encoding cytochrome b5 yields MSSSGGKVFTLEEVAKHTSKDDCWLVIGGKVYNVTKFLDDHPGGDDVLLSSTAKDATDDFEDAGHSTTARAMMDEYYVGEIDATTIPTKVKYTPPKQPHYNQDKTPEFVIKILQFLVPLAILGLAVAVRIYTKAESV; encoded by the exons atGTCGTCGTCCGGTGGCAAGGTGTTCACCCTCGAGGAGGTCGCCAAGCACACCTCCAAGGACGACTGCTGGCTAGTCATCGGCGGCAag GTGTACAATGTGACCAAGTTTCTTGATGACCACCCTGGAGGCGACGATGTCTTGCTGTCTTCAACCG CCAAGGACGCGACCGACGACTTTGAGGATGCGGGGCACAGCACGACCGCCCGGGCGATGATGGATGAGTACTATGTTGGTGAGATCGACGCGACCACGATACCCACCAAGGTCAAGTACACGCCGCCCAAGCAGCCGCACTACAACCAGGACAAGACCCCCGAGTTCGTCATCAAGATCCTCCAGTTCTTGGTCCCCCTCGCGATACTGGGCTTGGCCGTCGCCGTACGGATCTACACCAAGGCGGAGTCTGTCTAG